Proteins encoded together in one Riemerella anatipestifer window:
- a CDS encoding outer membrane beta-barrel protein, with protein sequence MKKLLLSALVATVGFANAQKLETGFKIGYVNSTLHLEAMGQQYKPNAKSSVYIAMPVSYKVNKYVSLHGELGMAGLGAENLIMDNNERSRLHLTTVYIPLGVKFTPIESLGILGGFNLGFVTKALGKQNGQDVEFTDIRKGNHSIFLGGEYKITKSIFVETRYNIGLSNLYPTNDITMKNNFLQIGVGYLFDKF encoded by the coding sequence ATGAAAAAACTATTACTTTCTGCATTAGTAGCAACAGTTGGTTTCGCTAATGCACAAAAATTGGAAACAGGGTTTAAAATAGGGTATGTAAATTCCACTTTGCACCTAGAAGCTATGGGGCAACAATACAAGCCTAACGCTAAGTCTAGTGTTTACATTGCGATGCCTGTATCTTATAAGGTTAATAAATATGTTTCTCTACACGGAGAACTTGGTATGGCAGGGCTTGGAGCAGAGAATCTAATTATGGATAATAATGAGCGTTCAAGGTTGCATCTTACCACGGTCTATATTCCTTTGGGAGTTAAGTTTACACCAATAGAATCGTTAGGGATTTTGGGTGGATTTAACTTAGGTTTTGTAACCAAAGCTCTAGGGAAACAAAACGGACAAGATGTAGAGTTTACTGATATTAGAAAGGGTAACCACTCTATATTTTTGGGTGGAGAATATAAAATAACCAAGTCTATATTCGTGGAGACGAGATACAATATAGGGCTTAGCAACCTTTATCCAACCAACGACATCACAATGAAAAACAATTTCTTACAAATAGGTGTAGGGTATTTATTTGACAAATTTTAA